A segment of the uncultured Desulfobulbus sp. genome:
GCTGACCGCCGGAGATCTCACCCACCTTCTGCTGCTGATCGCTGCCGGTGAAGTTGAACTTGGCCACATAGGCTCGGGCATTGACCTCGCGGGGCCCCAGCCAGATGGTCTCCTGGCCCTCGCTGATGACCTCGAAGATGGTCTTTGCCGGATCCAGGGAATCTCGCGACTGATCCACATAGGCCAGCTTGACCGTCTCGCCGACGCGGATGGAGCCCGCATCGGGCTGCTCCTGGCCGGTGATCATCTTGAACAGGGTGGTCTTGCCCGCACCGTTGGGGCCGACGATACCGACGATACCGCCCGGCGGCAGGGAGAAATCGAGGTTGTCCACCAGCAGTTTGCCCTCAAAGGCCTTGCACAGCCCCTGGGCCTCGATCACCAGCTTGCCCAGCCGCGGTCCCGGCGGAATGTAGATCTCCATATCGCCGGCCGCCTTCTCGCTCTGCTGGTTGAGCAAATTTTCGTAGGCGGTAATACGGGCCTTGGACTTGGAACGCCGCCCCTTGGGGCTCATCCGAATCCACTCGAGCTCACGGGACAGGGTCCGCTGGCGCTCACTCTCCTTTTTCTCTTCCTGGGCCAGACGCTTTTGTTTCTGCTCCAGCCAGGAGGAATAGTTGCCCTTCCAGGGGATGCCGTGGCCTCGATCCAGCTCCAGGATCCAGCCGGCAACGTTGTCGAGGAAATAGCGGTCATGGGTCACGGCGATGACCGTGCCCGCATACTGCTGCAGGTGCTGCTCCAGCCAAGAGACCGACTCCGCATCCAGATGGTTGGTGGGCTCATCGAGCAGGAGAATGTCCGGATTCTTCAGGAGGATGCGGCAAAGCGCCACGCGGCGTTTTTCACCACCGGAAAGGACGCCGCACTTGGCCTCGGACGGCGGACAGCGCAGGGCGTCCATGGCCATCTCCAGGCGGGAATCCAGGTTCCAGGCATCGATGGCATCGAGCTTGTCCTGAACTGCGGCCTGACGGTCGATCAAGGCCTGCATCGCATCGTCATCCATGGGCTCGGCAAATTTTTCGTTGATCGCATTGAACTCGGCCAACAGATCCACCGTGGCCTGGGCCCCCTCCTCGACGATCTCGCGCACCGTCTTTTCCGGATCGAGCATCGGTTCCTGGGGCAGGTAATCGATGGTGAACCCTTCGGAGAGGATGGTCTTGCCCTCGAACTCCTTGTCGAGACCGGCAAGGATCTTCAAGAGGGTACTCTTGCCCGAACCGTTGAGACCGAGGACGCCGATCTTGGCG
Coding sequences within it:
- the ettA gene encoding energy-dependent translational throttle protein EttA yields the protein MASEANKIIYSMIKVSKKYNQKQILKDISLSYFYGAKIGVLGLNGSGKSTLLKILAGLDKEFEGKTILSEGFTIDYLPQEPMLDPEKTVREIVEEGAQATVDLLAEFNAINEKFAEPMDDDAMQALIDRQAAVQDKLDAIDAWNLDSRLEMAMDALRCPPSEAKCGVLSGGEKRRVALCRILLKNPDILLLDEPTNHLDAESVSWLEQHLQQYAGTVIAVTHDRYFLDNVAGWILELDRGHGIPWKGNYSSWLEQKQKRLAQEEKKESERQRTLSRELEWIRMSPKGRRSKSKARITAYENLLNQQSEKAAGDMEIYIPPGPRLGKLVIEAQGLCKAFEGKLLVDNLDFSLPPGGIVGIVGPNGAGKTTLFKMITGQEQPDAGSIRVGETVKLAYVDQSRDSLDPAKTIFEVISEGQETIWLGPREVNARAYVAKFNFTGSDQQQKVGEISGGQRNRVHLAQMLKEGGNVLLLDEPTNDLDVNTMRALEEALENFAGCAVVISHDRWFLDRIATHIMAFEGNSEVVWFEGNYSDYEQDYKKRKGADAEQPHRIRYRQLTRN